Genomic segment of Sarcophilus harrisii chromosome 4, mSarHar1.11, whole genome shotgun sequence:
CCCTCCCTCTTCCAGGTACCACCAAGCCTGGCCACGCTAAGCTTCTGTTTGCCCAGGTCACCACAGGCAGTGACCCTGGAAGACGGTCCCCCGGCCCCTCAGCCTCCTGGATCACCAGGGCCCTGCTCCCTTCTGTGGGAGCCTCTGTCAGGAAGGGTCGTCAGGACAAAGGACTCTGTATGAACGTGCTGGGGCCCTCCCCACATCTGGCTTCTCCTTCCCCAAAGCCCAGCGTGGCCATGCACAAAGGGGGCCTCTGGTTCTGGGGCTCCCGGTCCTACCTGCACCACGCGGCCGTCGAAGTCCCGCATCCGGTGAACTTGGTGACTCTCGCTGTAGGCCAGAGCAAAGGGGAGAGACTGTTGGggagcgccccccccccccacgggcGCCCCCCTGCCCTCCCTGCATATGTCACCCCCGCCCCCCCAACCTGTGATACAGCCGTGGCCCAGCCCGGACCTGGCACCTCAGGGGAGGGAGTTCCCAGGGAAGCAAGAGGGCTGCCAGGCCAGGGAGGTCACTCGCCCGGGGCCACAGAGGGTGTCTCGGAGGTGGGGCAGTGCCCCCATGCTGCTGTACACACAGGGGACCAGACAAGGAAGAACCCTCGACCCAGACCACGGAGGGATTCCCCGTTCCCCCTTGAATCTGGTCTGAAGGAGCGGCCCCGCAGCCTGGAGCTCAGTCACTTGCTGACGCCATCCCCGCTAAGGCAGGGCCCGGGCTGCTCGTCTCTGCCTCAGCGGCGCCCAGGCCGCGTCCCGGGGACTCACCTGTAAATCTCGTTGGCGACCACGGCTCTCCCACACTGCCCGTAGGAGTTGTTCCCCATGCTGAGGACTAGAAAATGCACATCGCCCGTCAGGGAGAGCTCTTACAGCGCACACAGTAAGTGCCACATAAAGGCTTCCTGTTATTTCCTGGAATTCAGCACCCTGAGGCCTGGGGGAGGGGACTGCGCCCGGTGGTGGCGGCGGCTCGTGCCCCCAATGGGAGCCCGACCAGCCAGAGAGGAAACCCTCGTTCTGATGGATGCGCCCCCTCGGGGTGGGGAAGAGAACGGAGCCCCCTGAGGGCCTCTTTTCAAGGATCTCACAACAACCAGGGGAGGGAGTTGCTattattctcccattttacagtggaggaaattgaggcaggcacacagctagtaaccaCGGCCACCCCTGATCTCGGGccttcccgactccaggcctgTGGCACCACCCCTGCAGAAGCTGGACAGAGCCTGGGCCCGCGGGCCACCTGGAGGAAAGCAGGCTCCCAGTCTGACCCGGATGCCCCCCGGCCCGGCCGGGTCAGCCACAGACTGGCTCACAGAAGGGCCCTGAGCCCCAGTGCCTGTGCCCACATGGCACAGGGTCGAGTGGGATCTGCCCCTCCCCCTGCCACATCTGACACTGATTTAACTTGTCAAAGGCAGGACAGCGGGTCCGGAGGCTCCTCGGGCACTGCCCACAGCCACAGCTCCCCCACAACAAGCTCACCTCCTTCCCTGTCCGTCAGGATGAGAGAATGGGCTCTCCCACAGGCCACCTGCAGAACCCGGGTCTCCTGCGGTCTGTCCAGGGGCAGCGGCACCGGCGACGGCTCCAAGACGTACTCGTACCCCCGGCCTGAAACACCGAGCCGGCAAAGGCTTGGGCCTGCTCCCGAGCCGGGCGAcagcccccctcctccccacgactccccctccccatctccagATCAACGTTCGTGCTGGGAGGAGATCGGACAATCCCCTTGTTTCATGTGGGGGGGAAACCCAGCGCCCTCCATTCACTTTCtctcagcttccccatctgtaaaaatgagagggCTGCACTGGACGgccccaaggtcccttccagctccacaatcctaaataatgataaaaaaaatccacGAAGCTGCTCATGTGCGTCACGTGCGTCTCATGCATCAGGACCGAGGAAAGTTCCGTCCTGCCAGCTCGAGAGATCTGAAGCACCAACCCCGGGGAGGGGCCGCCGTCTACCCGGCGCTTCAAGATTCACAAAGCAGCTGCAGTCGGTGGGAGTCTCATGGGAGCCGCACGGGTGCTCCAAGCgcagccccattttacagacgggCAGCAGCCTCAGAAAAGCCTCTACTGGGGTTCGAACTCAGGTTTCTCCCGACCCCAAGTCCAGAGAaactattaagtacctactgcgTGCCAGGCCCTGAGCTAAGTGCTGAGGacacaaagagaggcaaaaaccAGCCCTTGTTCCCAAGGAGCTTCCAGCCTAACGCGAGGGACGCACAGGTAAGCCAGAGAGAGACAGTGGAGAGAGGGCCCTGCGCCGGCGGGGATGGGAGGGCAGGGGGCACGGCACCCGCCCAGAGCAGGGAAGAGGTCCCCCCAGGGCGTCCACATTGCAGGAAAGAGTGGGGGCCCGCTGCTCACCGGCGAGCATCACCCCGGGCCTCCTACCTCCACGGCCACGACAGCGTGGATTACGCATGGCCGGGGTGGATCAAGTCCCCACGGACGCGGCTCGGGAACGGCGCCGCAGGCAGGGCGGCCCTGCTCGTCTACACTGGCCACGTGGGGATGCTCTGGCGGGGGCGCAGCCACTTACTCTTGTCCTTCCGGCTCCTGTGGAAGCCGAGCTGGGAATCCTTATTGAGCCCCATGCCCCAGACTTTGGTGATGTCCTGGGTCTGGGACGACAGCAGCGTGAAGCCGTAGCCGCAGGCCACGGAGGAGATCTGAAAGGCAAGCGCCATCACGAGTCACAGTCACTTATACCCTCTAGGCTTCAACAAAGCGAAGGAGGTTACAAGTCGGgcatctgagctgggctgaaggATGGGCAAGACTTAGGTTCGGGGGTATATGAGAAGCTTGGGGCAGAAACGCGTTAGATGGGGGTCGTTGTGGGGGCGCCGCGCGCCCGGAACCAGGATTCACACCGTCTGGTCAGAGCATAAAGAAGGTAAGGGACCGTGGGCTGGAAAAGCAGGGGCGCCAAGGGCCTCGAATGCAACTAAGTAGCAGGGACTTCGCTGAAACAGTATCAGCGGACGTGACGTCCAAGTCCGGTTCCTCTTGTTGCAGTGAAACGGCCGCCGGATGTTGGATCTAACGCACGCTTTCGCGTACTTAGCGCGTATTGGTCCCcctgccgtctgggggagggaggTTTTGGAACATTACCCAGGCACgtcttgtaaataaaagatatatattattaaatataggaGGGGCTGAGGGCCTGGGGGCGGCCGTGCCGGACTCTTCCTGACCCCCCGGGGGTTTTCCCCGCAAAGAGGCGCAGAGCGCgcccatttccctctccagctcgtGTTACaggcggggaaactgaggcaagcggAGTAGCGTGAGCGGCCCAAAGTCGCCCCGCTGGATTCGAGCTCAGGTGAAGGAGTATTCCCAAGCTCAAAATAAAGGCCTCCTTTAATTGGCCTTGCCTAACAGTGCCCTCGTGTATTTGTCTCTCATTGGTCCCGCCTGCTCCCGTTCCCGCCCCCCCACTGGACACGACCATCCATTTCCCCCTTCCCCGGTCCCGCCCCTCATGGTCACGCCCATCAATGCCGCCTCTCATTGGTCCTTGCCTgttcttggtcctgctcattggCCCCCTCCCGCCTTCTCTACCCTCATTGGTCCTGCCCCTACCTGCCCCGCCCCCTCTCCTCACCCGGGCATCCATCTCCAGGCGGTAGGGTACCGGTTGGATGGCGCGGGGCTTGCGGCCGGCCGCGGGGCCGTCGGCGCTGGGCTGCACGAAACTAGGTATGCCCAGCGCGCCCGTGTACGAGAAGCCCCACGTGAAGATGCGGTCCGCGCGCCGCGCTCGCTCGCTCACGTACTGGTACACGGGAGCGTCGGCCTCGGCCTCAGCGGCCTCCCGTCGGCTCCGAGACTTCCCGGCCGCCGTCCAGCGCATCCTTAGCAACGCGACGGCGCTCCCTGGCAACAAGGACCTCTGTTGCCCCGGCAACAGCGGCCTCGCGCGCCGCACACCCGCGCACACGCCTCTCCATGTAGTCCCCGCCATCGCCATTCTCGGAGGCCTACCGGCTAGGACGCCGCCATCTTGGGAAGCTTTTGACCTTCTTTCCGTGGAGCTCGCCCCTTCCGTTTCCGGGGCGGAAAGTCCTGGCGGCCATGCTGGATGTGGCCGCAAGCTAGAGTGACGTCACTCTAGGCCTTCCACGCGATTACCCTATCTTCTGCTCCGACCAATCAGAGCAGACCAGCGTTGTCCTTCGCCTGCCCTGCGCAGGGCAAATAACAGAACGACTTTGAGAAAGCGCGGCTACGCCCCTTCCTTGGCGCATGCGCAGAGTCGATAATGTTAAAGGGGAGGCTGAGGGAGGTTCCGGGACTAGAGTTCGAAACCCGCCTCCGCCGCTTTGTGATGACGTAATTCATCCTCCCACCTTTGGCCCCCCCTAGTCTGGATTAGAATGCAAGATCCTCCAGGGCAGGGACTCTTCCACTTTCATCTAATCCCGGCAtcgtaggcgcttaataaatgtttctttactTAATGAGGGCAATAGCAAAGTGGTCAAGAGACGAGTTTGAGATCCCGGCGGGACCTGGAAGAGCTAGGGAGGAGGAATGGGGGTCAGAGTTCCGGGGAGGCGTCTCCTCTGGGAAAGGAGCGCACTAGGCCCGATCAACAGCGCTCGGTCCCTTTCCCCTCCGACGCTACAAGCGGGGCTCCATCCCTCGGGCCTGCGCTCCTCCTAACGTAGGATGAGACCGCATCAAACGGCTTGGGCagcgccccctcccctccccccagggaCAAGGCTGGGAGTCCCAGCCAGGGCTGCCGCGTCTCGCGCAGGGCCCTCCCCGGAGCTGGGGCAGAACCGCGCCGCTCGTGCAGCCGGTCTGACTGGAGGCGCCCTCGCGGGTCTCCTCTCTGCCCTCTCCAGAGCCGTCCGGGTGCGGGGGGCAGGTACAGATGAAGAGGATGGGGGTGGCCCCGGACGAAGTGGGGGACCTTGGCCCTCGTCAGCTCGGGTCCTTGACAGGCTCAGTGTGAAGGAGGCAGCAGCCGTTGGGAGAGCATTCGGGGTAAAGAACCCGGCGGGAGGAGCTTCTCTGCCCTGCGGGGTCCGAGGGAGGCGGGTGGGGCCGTCATTTCTCAGAGAGAAAAGCTGGCAGATGACGCTCCAGCTTAGCCGAGGCCCCGCTCTCCGAGAGGGCTCGCCTTGCCTATTTGGAGCTTGGCCATGAGGTGTCAGCAGCGAggcaggaggagggagggatgcGCGTGGCCTTCTTGGTGGGGCAGGCAATGGCCCGGGTCTCCTCTGACAGAGCTTAGGGTGAGAAGGCGCAACAGGAAGCCACGTGCCCACCCCACCTCCTCTGCTTGCAGAATCACCCATCGGCTCCGGCCCGCCACTGCATCCAAGCTGTGCTTCCGCGAGGACTGGGCCGTCTCTTGCCTCTAACTCCCGGGCTTGGCatgatgcctggcacatagtaaatgttctctctctccctctttctatctttctgtctgtctgtctttccacCAAAGAATCTTTCCGTTGTTCTATCAGttcatatttacacatatatgaatgtgtgtgtatcttgtggcctattttctattcatttttaatcACTCTGCccatctatatttctatatcccTCGATGGATCTTCCTAtatctctatttcttcatttatatcaATCAGTCTATCTCTTATCTTATAGAAGGCTACTTCAAAAGAGAAATATAgcaatatttctcttttaaagagGCTTCTATCTATATCTTCTATTAAAGTACTTTTCCATCTATCAGGCTTTTGATCCTTCTGTTGATCTATTCTGTTGATTAATCTGTCTGCCCCTCTAGCGATCCCCTGCAGTGGcttacttaataataataacaataaaggcCTTTGACACAAAATTGTGGGGATGAGGTGGAAAATCCAGCCAGCTTGAGCAATATCCTTCTACCTAGCTGCTGGTAGCGGGGGAAGAGCCGGATGCTCCAGGCTAAAGTAGCAGGGCTTTTCTGAAGGTCGATTGTTGTAGAGGGACGACGCCGACAACGAGGCCGTAGCCTAAACAAGTGGCCCCAGTGAGCTGAGGAGGCTCCAGGCGGTGGCACTTGGAAGTCCGTCCCTCACTCCTAGGGAATACAGGAAGtcagagcaccagctctgagaGTGTGGGTGCAAGTCGCCAGTTTTAATATCAACCTATTGCCAGGAAGACTGAAGAAAGGGTTGAGCAAgtgggaatagaaaagagaagagaatgagcatttatttagcacccactgtgtaccaggcactgtactaagcactttcataaatttcctcatttgatcctcacatcaatcCCGGAGTTGGATAGCTCCAATTCCAATGGATCTCCTATATCCAATAATCTCCATTTGACAGTTGGGGAAACCGAAGCAGGCACACATTAAGTGAGTTACCCACAGGCACATACTTTGTCcatgtctcaggctggatttgaactctctgCACCAATGCTCCTGGACTCTCAGCCCCCCTAGCTCTAATGCTGTGACTCAAGGATGAATCCTTGATCCATCAGAACTCAGCTCAGTCCCTGGCAAACTGAGGGAAATGGACTATGTGACCATTAAGGGGCCTACTAGCTCTAAAGGTTTGTCTTCTAACCCTGAGGCAAAACCCGGCCAGATTGTGCACCCCTTTGTCCAGAAAAGCTTCGCTCCTTAGGGAGACATTGGAGCTTTGGGTCCTCCTCTGCCCATTAGTGTGCATGCTCTTCAGGACCCGGAAGCAGTTCCAGCCAGACCTGGGGGGCTCTTTTATTGCTGAGCACTCGTTAATGCAGACTCTCTCCGAGCTCCTGGCTCTTCCCGGCGATAAATGACCTCTCATTGAGTGGTACTGCTCTCCAAAGGAGGCTCTCTCCCTCGGAAGTGACCCTGAGAAGGGGGTCCTGGGAGAGCCTCTCACTCGTGTGTCTGCCTGTGCCCCATAAAAAGTCCTGCCTGCTGTTTGCAGACTTGAGGAGAGAAAAATGGGGGAGACATACACTGGGGGTAAGAAGAAAAAGCCCCCAAAAACCAGCAGCTGGTGGGGGCTTTTAACATCAAGGAGTCCAACAAGCCCCGAGCACAGATGCCAAGTGTGTGCCCTGTGAGCTCTCAGGAGCGGAAAGTGTCTCGGTGCTAGTCCCGGCTCTGATTAAGTCCTTGCGTGACCAGGCGTGCAGGTCCCTGCTCCACCTCCCACCCCCGACCCCGGGGATTCACTTTCTCAGCCTGTAAAAGCAGGGGATTGGATTAGGTTTGAGCTCTCACAGTGCAGACTAATGGATGGGTGCAATCTTATTTCGACAAGCTCTGAGGGCGGCTCCTGGGAAGCTTTGTCTGGTTTCCTTCCGTTCTGAACagcttctccccctcctcctgttTCATAGACTCCTAGAGCCAGGGCTGGTAGGGACCTTGGGGCCCATGCaatccagctccctcattttagggaaactgaggctcagaggggttatatggcttgcctagggtcacacctaattttaataataacaatgataaataatattttatatggcATTTGCAGTGTGACCGGCACTGTGATAAATGCTTTACAATGATCTCATTTAGTCTTCGTGACCCTGgaatgctattattaccccctgttttacatttgaagaaactgagccagacaaagattaattataataaaaacaacatttaTAAACACTTACAATGggtagacactgtgctaagggctttataattatcttatttgatgtttGCTACAATCCTGGGAGCATTGGTGCTCTAATTATTACTCCCATctgacagatgtggaaactgaggcaaacagaggtcaaaTGCTTTATCCAGAGTCCATAGCTAGGCCGACTTCAGGTCATCCTGCCGCCATTTAGGGCACTCTAACTACTGCCCCACCCAGCTGCCCATGTAATATGGCAAAGGAAGAAATCAGCTCTGTCACAGGGCCTTGGGAACTGGAAGAGTCTCTGAGGCAGGGGGGCACAGGCTGCTCGGTTTGTAGATGAGACAGGGAGGTCTCCCCGGAGTAGCAGGAACCCCCAATAATCGTGTCGGGGTCGGGAGGGTTCGGTGGTGGAGGAGGAAGCTAACTGCGGGTGGGCTTATCTTGGGGGAAGGAAAGGTCCTTGTGGGGATTACTCAGACAGGCCAGCTTCCTTCCGGGGAGCAGATCAGCCAGTCCCACTGAGTGCCCCGGACACACCCTTACCCAGAGCAAGCAAGGGACTGGGCTGAGGGACTGGGGGCCCCCAGAGGGCCTTCAGTGAGTTGTGGAAGGGGGAGGCTGAGCAGATTTGGGCAACACCAGGTGGGACACCTGCCCCTCCCACTGCCGTCAGCTccaggacctcagagaccatcccGGCCCCCGTGAGGCCGAGGGGACCGGCCCAAGTGAGAGAGcaacagagctgggatttgaactcaggtccgcAGCTCTCCCAGTGGGCACTTGCCACACTCGGGGACAGACATGTCCCCCTTCGTGCTCCGAATGTTTGGCCCATCGGTCGAACACTCAACGTTTGCACCCAGCAGGTCTCACACGAGCAGCCGGATGTGCTCTGGGAGCGTCACCAGGAGACCCGGAGCTGGACCCAGAGCGTCCAGGGCCAGAAGGGACCCCGGTGGCCGCCTGGCCTGGTCCCGGGCTTTATGGCTCAGgggtgggagggggtgggagacTCCAAAGAAGGCTCTTGAGGTCAGAGTCCCGGCCTCTCTGCCTCCTCCTGGGCTTTGGAGGGAGGACGAAGACCTGCAGAAGCCGCTGGGAAGGGGAGCGAAGGGGGGAAGGCTGCCCAGACGCGGAGTCTCTGGCTAGCGCAGCTCCAGGAGGAAGGGCCCCCCTGCAGCCGGGCCCTTCCAAGCCGAGGCCTGACAAGGCTGGACACAAGTGCCCCCGCGGGCCGTGGAGGCGGGACACCGGGAGTGGCGGGCGGCCCTCGGGCCTCTTCAGCCCGGGCTTACTGAGGGCCAGCACCCAGAGACGGACCGTGCAGGGCGGGGGGCCCCCTCCGAGCAATTCCCAGGGTCTCACACGCGAGTGCGGGGCGGCACAGCGGGGCAGCGAGCTGCGGGCCCGCCAGAGGCTGGGAGGGCTTCCTGGGGCGGGGGGAGCCCAAGTGGGACCAGGACGGAGGCAGGCATGAGGTCCCGGGGGGGGGGCAGCCCGGGGCAGGGCGCGGGGAGAACAGGGCTCCGGGGACCGTGCGCCCACAGAGTCCTCCCCATCCCGGGCTGGCACGGAGCTCACGCTGAGGTCAGGAGCTTCCTCTTGGTGCTTTCACTGCAGCGGTTCAGGATGAGGTCCTGGCTGGGCCGTGGGGGCACGGCGGGCTGCGGCTTCATGGGCGACTTCAGGGACGCCTCCGGGGACTCCTCCCGGACTGAGCGTTCCAGACCCGGACACCCacggacagagacagagagacaccggaaaacacagagacagagacagagacagagacagagacaagagacacagagacagacagagacaagagagacagagaccagagacagaaacaaacacaGACAAgaagacacagagataaagaggcagagacaaacacagagagagacagagacagagagacagacggGGAGATGCATCAAATGTGCTGTTGGCCTTTGTGAGCCTTTGCACAACCTTTTCTGggttttctccctcccctccccccatcaggAGGCCCAATGAGCCAAGCCCGGTTAACAGAGACATGGCGTCTCTTggtcctttcttttcccttccctctcccataCTCACGACCCTCTCCCTGGGGGAGCCTCAGGCCACACGGGCTTGTTTGTTGCCAGCAGAGCCGGCCCTGCCGTCGCCCACCCAGCCCACCCCACCCAGACCTCCTTCTGCCTCCTAGTCTCTTGTCCCAGagaacagacttttttttttggcccgGAAGAACTGCCGATCCTCGGCAcatgcagtaggtgcttaataaatgctcgttgattGGCTGATCACTGTTGAGGACTGGATGTGGAAGGGCTTAAAATGAGTCCCAGGAGTGACGCCATACGGCGTTGGGAAGGTCTTTGAGAACCTTCCCCTGTTCGGGCCAATGTCACCAGCCGGGCAGCCCCCCACGGGGCCACAGGGTGAGCCTGCGCCTGGCAGCAAACGTTCCCCACGCCCACAGGGAAGCAGAAGAGGGATGGGGGCAGGGGTCCCAAAAGgcaagggaggaggaaggagcacGGATTAGAAGGGGAAGGATGAGGAAGGGGCTGGAAATGGGGAGAAGGGGTGGCCTTTCCCACCCCTCCTCTGGGGGCTCCTGGGCCCGGGAGAGGATTTGGGCCCTCGGGGACACCCTGCCTCTGACCTCCGAGCCGTCTCCTGGCAGCAAGGGCCCCCTTCTGTGGCAGGCAGAGCCGCGGGGACACTCACCGGGCTGGCTGTCCCCTTTCTGGGCGTTGAGCTGCCTCATCTTCCTCCGCTGCTGAATGAATTTCACGCTGTTTCTCCGGTAGGAATCTTGGCTGATGCGCTTTCGGGAGGCCTTGTGCATGCTCTGAGCGTTGCGGATGGAGGacctggggagaggggagagcgCTGGGGTCAAGTCCACCTCCCCCAGGAAGCCCTCTCGGATTCAGCCCCAGCCCCTGGGGCCCTGGATTCCCTACCTTCCTCAGGGCAGGCCCCTCTTTCTTACCCCAGCGGCAGGTTCATAGCACAGGGGCACAGCGGGAAATCGTCCAGCCCCTTCACTTTACAAAAGGGGAGCCTGTCTGTCCCTGGCTTGGCCCTTGGGGCAAACCCTTCTGGGGCCCAAAGGAGCCTGGAGGTGGAGGTGGGAgcacctcagaggccatttactCCTCATtcaacagataaggaaactgaggcccatagaaaTGAGGAggctttgcccaaggtcacacgggAATGAAGTGGcaagtatttgaacccaggatttcgGACTCAATGGCTCAGTGACATCTGAAAAGTTAAATCCGTGCTCCCTGGGGCCCTGAGGTATGAGGCAGTTTTGTAGGCAGTGACAGTGAGTCAGACTGAGCTCCTGTCTGCCCCCCAGGCGGGCACCGTGCCCAGGGCAGATGCCCGATTTCCTGAAAGCTCCTCAGCCTCCCACCCCGTCCCCCAAACAAAGGGGCCCCCGAGGAGTCTCACCTGCGGGGTGGAGCTCCCCGCTTCTTGATGAGGTTCTTGGCTTGTGTGTTGTCCTGCCCAGCCTTCTGCAGGTACATGGATGGGTAGTAGCCGGTGGCGTCACCTTTCCTACAGAAATACGGGCTCGGTGAGATGCCCCTGGGATGGGCAGCATCTCTAGGGAATGGAAGGTCCTCCCTTTAAATGGAGGCAGGGTCTGATTCTGCTTTTTTAATGGCTAAGAaagctgaggttcagagagagatggagaatttgcccaaagtcaccacCATTTAGGGACAGAGCCATAGAATGGGGGAGCTGGAGGCAATCCTACCCCTAGAATTTAAGGGGCCTCAGAGGACATCTGGGCCAACCCCCTCACTCCATAAGGAAATGAATGGACTCTCCCAGGGACATACAGAGGagagattcgaactcaggtcttctgaatccAGAGCATCTATTCAATTGCTCCCTTATAGAAAGAAAGTGACTTGCTTGAGATCTCACAAGGAATTATTGGTGGAAATCAGAACCAAGGTCTCCTGACACCAAATCGGGTCCAGGTCTCTTAAATCCTCAGTGACTCGTACTGTGCccgacacatagtaggcactttaaataaatgcaaaatgattGCTTCaaaggatcctagatttagagctagaagaggccATTGAGTCCAGCTCCCTCATGTTAGAGAGAAGAGACTAAGTACAATGGCTTTCCCAGGATCAAACAGCCCGTGAGTAgaggaaacagaatttgaactaagCCCTGTCTCCAAGCCAGCACTCGACCAGCTTCCTAGCCAGCTGACTGATTAATTGGTTGGCTGAGTCCGTGTTGTGCTGTTGCCTCAGTTGGTGACTCAATCTTGAGTCTTTCTCAGGCAAATAACAGCAGTCCGAGTCCCTACCAGTCTTCCCCAAAACGTGGCCCGTTCCCGGCCTCCCTCCCCATTGCTCCCCAGACTGAACCTCTTCTCTTACCTGATGACCCACCAGCCATCCAGAAGTTTGTGGATAACCTCGATGGCTTCCCCTTCCTCCAGTGTCATCTCATCCTCCTCCACAGCAGTGTAAGCTTTGATGGTGACATAAGGTTCTCCTGGGAGAGTCACATGGGAGAAAGATTCTGAGACCCATCCCTCCCTTCTGTTCCAAGaacttccccctcccttcccctgtcCCCAGGCTGACCTGGGTCTGGATGATCTGAGTGGTCTCCCTTCTTGGGAGTCCTCACTGGGTCCCCAATGACATGCTCTCCTTGTCACCTCCTTTCCCCTTTGGGAAGACTTTGTTCTaagccctcttttctttcttccctccctctcttagtGAACTTAGTCAATCCCATGGCTTTATGAGAGAGACATTGCTGCTCAGTGATAGGTTACTCAACATGGAGTTGAGAAGATGGCTTCCAACCTCTGTCCAAAATGATCACTCGGGTTCTGAACAAGATGACTGCCCAGTTTTTGGTCCAAGATGGCTCCCATCTAGCAAAGCTCTATAATTCAAACCCATTCAAATTCTAAAGttcaaaatgatcaaaaaatccAATGAATGACTACTACCAGAATCGCCCAAAAGATCAAGTAGAAGCAATAATCACCAGGGTCACCAGTAAAGTCAGGGATCATACAGGATAGATTCCCAGTGAGGACGGAGATAACCTGAATGGATTAAAGGTATCAAGAGCTGGGAAGACCTTGAGAAAGCTCTAGGATGGGAACATTGGAAAGTCCAAAGAATTATAGCGGTTCTCTGTTGTTAAGCTCAGGTGAACATAGCCAGAGCACAGGTCTCCAAGGTCTCTGGTGCTTTTAAGATTCTAGAGATAGCCCTCAACATCCAGTGACTGAGCTTTAGAAATCCAGGAGGGTGTGCCTAGCCCCCAAATATGGGAGAAAGTAAAAGACCCAAGGGAAAGATCAGTAGGAATCAGCAGATTCCCAACTTAATTCCTAAAATCGGagatgaataaatcaaagaaaataccATTCTATGGAAAAATTATTGCAAATATAAAGACTTTCCTCAGCATGAATAACCCTATAATAACTGTGAAttcaaactcaaaagaaaaaatagatttcccACAAGGATTACATAGATACCTTGAAGAAGTgaaggaatagaattttttttaaatgaattgaaagCTTTTgatgaaagaattggaaagtgaattAGGTTAGAAGAGAAAGTAATAAACTGTATCCAGGAAATGCAATCTCTAAAAACCAGAAGagacaaaatagaaatcagagaaatcatGAGATAgcaaagaaatattagaacaatatcataaaattaaaaaataaaatagagatatcTAATGTcaaaattgacctggaaaataggtcgaGAAGGGAAATATTGAGAATCATTA
This window contains:
- the RCC1L gene encoding RCC1-like G exchanging factor-like protein, which encodes MAMAGTTWRGVCAGVRRARPLLPGQQRSLLPGSAVALLRMRWTAAGKSRSRREAAEAEADAPVYQYVSERARRADRIFTWGFSYTGALGIPSFVQPSADGPAAGRKPRAIQPVPYRLEMDARISSVACGYGFTLLSSQTQDITKVWGMGLNKDSQLGFHRSRKDKSRGYEYVLEPSPVPLPLDRPQETRVLQVACGRAHSLILTDREGVLSMGNNSYGQCGRAVVANEIYSESHQVHRMRDFDGRVVQIVCGQDHSLFLTDKGEVYSCGWGADGQTGLGHYNITSTPTKVGGAIGGVRIVQVATYGDFCLAVSADGDLFGWGNSEYLQLASITEATQVNIPTHLPFSGIGKVKQAACGGTSGAVLNDEGNVFVWGYGILGKGPNLMETALPEMIPPTLFGLSDFNPDVRVSHICCGLSQFAALTNKGELFVWGKNIRGCLGIGRLEDQYFPWRVTMSGQPVQVACGVDHMVSLAKSFI